One genomic region from Anabaena sp. PCC 7108 encodes:
- the rdgB gene encoding RdgB/HAM1 family non-canonical purine NTP pyrophosphatase: MTKLLVVATGNPGKLKEMQAYLADSGWELTLKPEDLDVEETGDTFAANACLKASEVAIATGNWAIADDSGLKVDALNGSPGVYSARYGKTDAERIARLLRELGNTENRQAQFVCAVAVANPGGEIVLQSEGICRGEILYSTRGEGGFGYDPIFYVPEKQLTFAEMSPELKKSISHRGNALKALVPQLVKVLG, encoded by the coding sequence ATGACTAAATTACTCGTAGTAGCTACAGGAAACCCCGGTAAGTTAAAAGAAATGCAAGCTTATTTAGCTGATTCAGGTTGGGAATTAACTCTCAAACCTGAAGATTTGGACGTTGAAGAAACAGGGGACACTTTTGCAGCAAATGCTTGTCTCAAAGCCTCTGAGGTGGCCATAGCTACGGGAAATTGGGCGATCGCAGATGATTCTGGTTTAAAGGTAGATGCCCTCAATGGTTCACCGGGTGTATACTCTGCTCGTTATGGCAAAACTGACGCAGAACGCATTGCTAGGTTATTACGAGAATTAGGAAATACAGAAAATCGTCAAGCCCAATTTGTCTGTGCAGTAGCGGTGGCAAATCCTGGGGGAGAAATAGTTTTGCAATCTGAGGGTATTTGTCGTGGTGAAATTCTTTATTCAACCCGTGGTGAGGGTGGTTTTGGTTATGATCCTATTTTTTATGTCCCAGAAAAGCAATTGACTTTTGCCGAAATGTCACCAGAATTGAAAAAGTCAATTAGTCATCGTGGTAATGCTTTGAAGGCTTTAGTTCCGCAGTTGGTTAAGGTGTTGGGGTAA
- a CDS encoding phosphoglucomutase/phosphomannomutase family protein, whose amino-acid sequence MPVLTNPIKFGTDGWRGVIGEEFTFERLALVATVAAKVLHNTYFSTVGSRTIIVGYDRRFMAEEFARVVVDSVTAAGFDVLFSETFAPTPAFSWAAKELNALGALVITASHNPGAYLGLKVKSAFGGSVPPEVTQEIEGLLTVEVPLAANPGKEEKFDPWPSYCRALEGKVDIDKIRQAIKSDKLTLFVDVMHGAAAGGLARLLGEQVKEINSNRDPLFEGGAPEPLPKYLSRLLSVIKNHGESHKSGLTVGLVFDGDCDRIAAVDKDANFLSSQILIPILIDHLTRRRNFTGEIVKTVSGSDLIPLVAASLNLSVFETAVGYKYIADRMLASEVLLGGEESGGIGYGSHIPERDALLSALYVLEAVVESGLDLGEYYRLLQQQTNFSSTYDRIDLPLANMDVRGRLLQQLQSQPLTEIAGKAVIDCKTIDGYKFRLADQSWLMIRFSGTEPVLRLYCEAPTLEQVHQTLAWAKTWAESN is encoded by the coding sequence ATGCCAGTTTTAACTAATCCAATCAAGTTTGGTACAGATGGCTGGCGAGGCGTGATTGGCGAAGAATTTACCTTTGAACGCCTAGCCTTAGTAGCAACTGTTGCCGCCAAAGTGTTACATAACACGTATTTTTCTACGGTTGGTAGTCGTACAATCATTGTCGGTTACGATCGCCGTTTTATGGCTGAAGAATTTGCCCGTGTGGTTGTTGATTCTGTTACCGCTGCTGGCTTTGATGTACTATTTAGCGAAACTTTTGCCCCAACTCCAGCATTTAGTTGGGCTGCTAAAGAACTCAATGCTTTAGGGGCGCTAGTGATTACAGCCAGTCATAATCCTGGTGCATATTTAGGACTAAAAGTTAAAAGTGCTTTTGGCGGTTCCGTACCACCTGAAGTTACCCAGGAAATAGAAGGGCTGTTAACGGTGGAAGTTCCACTTGCAGCTAACCCAGGGAAGGAAGAGAAGTTTGATCCCTGGCCAAGTTATTGTCGAGCATTAGAAGGTAAAGTTGATATTGACAAAATTAGGCAAGCAATAAAATCTGACAAATTAACATTATTTGTGGATGTCATGCACGGCGCTGCTGCTGGGGGACTAGCAAGACTATTAGGTGAACAAGTAAAAGAAATCAACAGCAATCGTGATCCCCTATTTGAAGGTGGTGCGCCAGAACCTTTACCTAAATACCTTTCTCGGTTATTGTCAGTAATTAAAAATCATGGGGAAAGCCATAAATCAGGTTTAACTGTGGGTTTGGTATTTGATGGAGATTGCGATCGCATTGCCGCAGTAGACAAAGACGCTAATTTCCTCAGTTCCCAAATATTAATCCCCATATTAATTGACCACCTCACCCGCAGGCGTAACTTTACCGGCGAAATCGTCAAAACAGTTAGCGGTTCTGACTTAATTCCTCTTGTCGCTGCATCACTAAACTTGTCTGTATTTGAAACCGCAGTTGGTTATAAATACATTGCTGACAGAATGTTAGCTTCAGAGGTATTACTAGGTGGTGAAGAGTCTGGTGGCATAGGCTACGGTAGCCACATTCCTGAAAGAGATGCTCTACTATCAGCATTGTATGTGTTAGAAGCAGTTGTAGAATCAGGTTTGGATCTAGGTGAATATTATCGCCTCTTACAACAACAAACTAATTTCAGTTCAACCTATGATCGCATAGATTTACCTTTAGCAAATATGGACGTGCGAGGACGGTTATTGCAACAATTGCAAAGCCAACCTTTAACAGAAATTGCTGGTAAAGCAGTAATTGATTGCAAAACAATTGACGGTTATAAATTCCGTCTCGCTGATCAAAGTTGGTTAATGATTCGCTTTAGTGGCACTGAACCTGTTTTACGTCTTTATTGCGAAGCACCCACATTAGAACAAGTTCATCAAACCCTCGCTTGGGCAAAAACTTGGGCTGAATCTAATTAG
- the hetF gene encoding cell division protein HetF: protein MTQEFHISVTPVGQNDYLVRTEQVAPGVPLAEELVTWSVAEWLAAAGHLMNDPLQSVLQGDVMARNSVNWVALGQQLYNALFQGTLRDSWITAQGIAQNQQQVLRLRLGLKDTRLARLPWEVMHAGDRPLATGPYITFSRYQSGVHSTSRIPTRNIPTPQEESGVNVLMIISSPTDQVRLDLLKQEAIDLQTELHRQTPRTENGNYVPEIELTILDQPGREELTQALEQGRYHVLHYSGHSNLGANGGEIYLVSRRTGLTETLSGDDLAGLLVNNNIQMAVFNSCLGAYRAKSDSSGETGERNLTESLVKRGLRSVLAMSERIPDEVALTLTQLFYRNLSQGYPLDLCVSRVRQGLISAYGSHQMYWALPMLYLQREFEGFLTPQMGLFTNSELLNEYQSSAGKSANSMYSGVTNDPQMPLAMEDIMPSGLARDASELDWLGDDNWGDLLDDIEYDHPNYDEDSAIVADLFRQIGNPPAPTGETSITEELKPPKRDHHHSLQQSALIQEDVVEWVDSPTEIVPNIPNLSSNLGNSQPPTLPPQQLRRRQRRLWPILAIVGASAIALIIGLNWWHHRKSVVSEIPPIPTQPFVKGKQVPIDLKTSPTGIVTATATEKLSQGNLQPGLDAVDELLNRGALASAETALALIPAKQIDEPSVNFFRGRLAWQFAQTSDKKYSIDDARRYWEIAVRDQPDSVLYNNALGFAYYAEGNLNRANDAWFKALNLALKSQNSNATATTSPNLVMPQEALTAYAGLALGLYKSANNQSAAKQGQYIKEAIKLRQTVIENEPVNFTIDKLAQNWLWTEKAIADWRSLLQEQSQ from the coding sequence GTGACCCAGGAATTTCACATTTCCGTAACCCCAGTAGGGCAAAATGACTACTTGGTGCGGACGGAACAAGTCGCGCCTGGGGTGCCATTGGCAGAAGAACTGGTGACTTGGTCGGTCGCTGAGTGGTTAGCCGCCGCAGGACATTTGATGAATGACCCGTTACAGTCAGTGTTACAGGGTGATGTCATGGCTAGGAACTCTGTAAACTGGGTGGCACTGGGTCAGCAATTGTATAATGCACTGTTTCAAGGCACTCTGAGAGATAGTTGGATTACTGCCCAAGGTATTGCCCAGAATCAGCAACAGGTATTGCGTTTACGCTTAGGACTCAAAGATACTAGGTTAGCGCGTTTACCGTGGGAAGTGATGCACGCAGGGGATCGCCCTTTAGCTACTGGGCCTTACATCACTTTTTCACGTTATCAAAGCGGAGTTCACTCCACATCACGAATCCCAACACGCAACATTCCCACGCCACAGGAAGAAAGCGGAGTGAACGTGTTGATGATCATTTCTTCCCCCACTGATCAAGTGCGTCTTGATTTGCTCAAACAAGAAGCAATTGACCTGCAAACAGAACTTCATCGCCAAACCCCCCGGACTGAAAACGGCAATTATGTCCCCGAAATTGAACTGACTATCCTCGATCAACCAGGAAGGGAAGAGTTAACTCAAGCCCTAGAACAGGGACGATATCATGTTCTGCACTACTCTGGTCATAGTAACTTGGGGGCTAATGGGGGAGAAATTTATTTAGTTAGTAGAAGAACTGGCTTAACAGAAACCCTTAGCGGTGATGATTTAGCCGGCTTGCTGGTGAATAATAATATCCAAATGGCAGTGTTTAACTCCTGCTTGGGAGCATATAGAGCTAAGTCTGATAGCTCTGGGGAGACGGGAGAACGCAACCTAACTGAAAGTTTGGTGAAAAGAGGTCTAAGAAGCGTTTTGGCTATGTCAGAACGAATTCCTGATGAAGTAGCACTGACGTTGACACAATTGTTTTACCGTAATTTAAGTCAAGGTTATCCCTTGGATTTATGTGTGAGTAGGGTGCGTCAGGGCTTAATTTCTGCCTATGGTTCTCACCAGATGTACTGGGCGTTACCGATGTTGTATCTCCAGCGGGAATTTGAAGGCTTTCTCACCCCGCAAATGGGTTTATTTACGAATTCTGAGTTACTCAATGAATATCAGTCATCGGCAGGAAAATCCGCTAATTCAATGTATTCAGGGGTGACAAACGATCCCCAAATGCCTTTAGCTATGGAGGATATCATGCCCTCTGGTTTAGCACGGGATGCTTCTGAATTAGATTGGTTAGGGGATGATAATTGGGGGGATCTTTTAGATGATATTGAGTATGATCACCCCAATTATGATGAGGATTCGGCAATTGTTGCTGATTTGTTTCGCCAGATAGGTAATCCCCCAGCCCCAACAGGAGAAACTTCTATCACGGAAGAACTAAAGCCACCAAAACGTGACCATCATCACTCTCTTCAGCAGTCTGCGCTGATTCAGGAGGATGTAGTCGAATGGGTAGATAGTCCCACTGAAATTGTGCCGAATATCCCAAATCTGTCCAGTAATCTGGGAAATTCTCAGCCACCTACATTACCACCTCAGCAACTACGTCGCCGTCAACGTCGGCTATGGCCAATTTTAGCCATTGTGGGTGCAAGTGCGATCGCACTGATTATTGGTTTAAATTGGTGGCATCATCGAAAGTCGGTAGTTTCGGAAATCCCACCTATTCCTACTCAGCCTTTTGTTAAGGGTAAACAAGTACCTATTGACTTAAAAACATCGCCAACAGGAATTGTCACCGCTACGGCTACAGAAAAATTGAGTCAAGGGAATTTACAACCTGGGCTAGATGCTGTAGATGAACTACTCAATCGTGGCGCTTTGGCTTCAGCAGAAACCGCTTTGGCGCTGATTCCCGCTAAACAAATTGACGAACCATCAGTTAACTTTTTCCGTGGTCGATTAGCTTGGCAATTTGCCCAAACAAGCGATAAAAAATATAGTATTGATGATGCCCGTCGTTACTGGGAAATTGCAGTGCGAGATCAGCCAGATTCTGTTTTGTATAATAATGCTTTGGGATTTGCTTACTATGCGGAGGGAAATCTCAATCGGGCTAATGACGCTTGGTTCAAAGCTTTGAATTTAGCCCTCAAGTCCCAGAATTCAAATGCGACAGCAACGACATCTCCTAATCTAGTTATGCCACAAGAGGCTTTAACTGCTTATGCAGGATTAGCCTTGGGTTTATATAAATCTGCAAATAATCAATCTGCTGCCAAACAAGGGCAATATATTAAAGAAGCCATTAAGCTGCGTCAAACTGTGATTGAAAACGAACCTGTCAACTTTACCATAGATAAATTAGCTCAGAATTGGCTGTGGACAGAAAAAGCGATCGCAGATTGGCGATCACTCCTTCAAGAACAGAGTCAGTGA
- a CDS encoding carbohydrate ABC transporter permease yields MKTSRSSRLQLLDNDTVAAWIFLTPALILLGVFIIWPIAYLFYLSFTAGIFTSNGIHWVGFKNYWRLLLNSDFWQVIFNTVYFTFGSLVPSLVIPLGIAVLLNRSFAWLLILRSAYFLPSITSLVAAGLGFRWLFQNTGPVNELLKIFSIPEISWLADTFWAMPVIILFSIWKQIGFNMVVFLAGLQAIPLSRYEAAELDGANGWQQFWHITLPGLRPTLIFATVTTAIFTLRSFEPVYVITGGGPLNSTNLLVYYTYQEAFGQFDFGYAAAVATVLLIVTLLLVYLQLRTWRDE; encoded by the coding sequence ATGAAAACATCCCGTTCTTCCCGTTTGCAACTACTGGATAATGATACAGTCGCGGCTTGGATTTTTCTAACACCCGCACTGATTTTGTTAGGAGTGTTTATAATTTGGCCAATTGCCTATTTGTTTTATCTCAGTTTTACTGCGGGTATTTTCACTTCTAATGGCATTCATTGGGTTGGCTTCAAAAATTATTGGCGTTTGTTACTAAACTCTGACTTTTGGCAAGTTATTTTTAACACAGTTTATTTTACTTTTGGTAGCCTTGTTCCCAGTTTGGTAATTCCCTTGGGAATAGCAGTGTTATTAAATCGCTCATTCGCTTGGCTTTTAATTTTGCGAAGTGCTTATTTTCTGCCTTCAATTACCTCTCTTGTAGCTGCTGGTTTGGGATTTCGCTGGTTGTTTCAAAATACCGGACCAGTAAATGAGCTTTTAAAGATATTTTCTATTCCAGAAATATCTTGGTTAGCAGATACTTTTTGGGCAATGCCAGTCATCATTTTATTTAGTATTTGGAAACAAATAGGTTTCAATATGGTGGTTTTTTTGGCTGGGTTGCAAGCAATTCCTCTTAGTCGTTATGAAGCAGCAGAATTAGATGGAGCTAATGGTTGGCAACAATTTTGGCATATTACTTTACCTGGACTACGACCGACTTTAATCTTTGCCACTGTTACGACTGCTATTTTTACATTGCGAAGTTTTGAGCCTGTTTATGTGATTACAGGTGGTGGTCCTTTAAATTCTACCAATTTGCTGGTTTATTACACTTACCAAGAAGCTTTTGGTCAATTTGATTTTGGTTATGCCGCAGCTGTAGCCACGGTGTTGTTAATTGTTACTTTGTTACTAGTTTATTTGCAGTTAAGAACTTGGAGAGATGAGTAA
- a CDS encoding S8 family peptidase, translating to MKKLILLCLFVIGLTAAAFGFLNFQGLAAKGDFETILLDFREDIGETVIQKDLQAIAQQYHVTPRLDNQFSAVDHVYIIKGDRQQLQNLQKSPFAKATEFIEPNYIYKTVPEGKATALGNEPVNPSLIGPNDQYYSKQWNLHKIGIEGAWNLSKGSGIKVAVIDTGITQVRDLAETKFVKGYDFVNDTEAANDDNGHGTHVAGTVAQATNNNYGVAGVAYEASLMPLKVLNAYGSGTVADIAEAIKFAADKGADVINMSLGGGGESQLMKEAIEYAHRKGVIIIAAAGNESSNGASYPARYPHVIGVSAFGPDGEKADYSNYGAGVDISAPGGSETGGILQETIDENGEGVFLGLQGTSMASPHVAGVAALIKAAGVTDTDEILKVLQQSARVIQDDGLNYYGAGQLNAEAAVKLATQGQISFPDFFRWLRDNGYINPGFWIDGGAIALLPKIFMVVGSYLLAWFLRVYFPFAWSWSLSGGLIFGSSGLFFLKGIYIFDLPQWPFRVLGSSIPELGNSIQGTGALNPIFASVLIPLTLIVLLLGHPNWKWFAIGSSLGIAACLTVSAIYDPAVWGLGDGNLARIFLIVNALLCYGLARLALKNDEQTA from the coding sequence ATGAAAAAACTTATATTATTGTGCTTGTTTGTCATCGGACTGACTGCTGCTGCGTTTGGGTTTCTGAATTTTCAGGGACTGGCAGCTAAAGGTGACTTCGAGACAATTTTGCTGGATTTTCGGGAAGATATTGGAGAAACCGTCATTCAAAAGGATTTACAAGCGATCGCACAACAGTATCATGTCACACCTCGACTGGATAATCAATTTTCAGCAGTTGATCATGTGTATATTATCAAAGGCGATCGCCAACAACTGCAAAACTTACAAAAATCTCCCTTTGCCAAAGCCACAGAATTCATCGAACCAAATTATATTTATAAGACAGTTCCCGAAGGTAAAGCCACAGCCTTAGGAAACGAACCAGTCAATCCTTCATTAATTGGCCCCAACGATCAATATTACAGCAAACAGTGGAACCTGCACAAAATCGGCATAGAAGGCGCGTGGAATTTGAGTAAAGGTAGCGGTATTAAAGTCGCTGTAATTGACACAGGCATTACCCAAGTCCGCGACTTAGCCGAGACAAAATTCGTCAAAGGCTACGACTTTGTTAACGACACCGAAGCAGCCAACGACGACAACGGACATGGAACCCATGTCGCCGGTACAGTCGCCCAAGCCACCAATAACAACTATGGTGTCGCTGGAGTCGCCTACGAAGCCAGCCTCATGCCCTTAAAAGTGTTAAATGCCTACGGTTCAGGAACAGTTGCCGATATTGCCGAAGCCATCAAATTTGCCGCCGATAAAGGCGCAGACGTAATTAACATGAGTCTAGGTGGTGGTGGTGAAAGCCAACTGATGAAAGAAGCCATCGAATATGCCCACAGAAAAGGTGTAATCATCATTGCCGCTGCTGGAAATGAAAGCAGTAATGGGGCTAGTTATCCAGCCCGTTACCCCCATGTAATCGGCGTTTCCGCCTTTGGTCCAGATGGAGAAAAAGCCGACTATTCCAACTATGGTGCTGGCGTAGATATCTCCGCCCCTGGGGGGAGTGAAACCGGCGGAATTCTCCAAGAAACTATTGACGAAAATGGCGAAGGTGTATTTTTAGGACTCCAAGGAACCAGCATGGCTTCCCCCCACGTTGCTGGTGTGGCAGCTTTAATTAAAGCAGCGGGAGTTACCGACACAGATGAAATTTTAAAAGTTCTCCAACAATCAGCCAGAGTTATTCAAGATGATGGTTTGAACTATTATGGAGCTGGACAACTTAACGCCGAAGCAGCAGTTAAACTGGCCACCCAAGGACAAATTAGCTTTCCCGATTTCTTCCGGTGGTTACGGGATAACGGCTATATCAACCCTGGCTTTTGGATAGATGGTGGTGCGATCGCACTATTACCTAAAATATTCATGGTAGTAGGTTCTTATCTCCTCGCTTGGTTCTTACGGGTTTACTTCCCCTTCGCTTGGAGTTGGTCTTTATCGGGTGGGTTAATTTTTGGTAGTTCTGGGTTATTCTTCCTCAAAGGAATTTATATCTTTGATCTTCCTCAATGGCCTTTTCGGGTTCTAGGTAGTTCCATTCCTGAACTAGGCAATAGCATACAAGGAACAGGTGCTTTAAATCCCATCTTTGCTTCTGTGCTAATTCCCCTAACGTTGATAGTATTACTGTTAGGACATCCCAATTGGAAATGGTTTGCCATTGGTTCAAGTCTGGGAATAGCCGCCTGTTTAACAGTTAGTGCTATTTATGATCCCGCAGTTTGGGGATTAGGAGATGGTAACTTAGCCCGAATATTCCTCATCGTTAATGCCCTACTTTGTTACGGACTAGCACGTTTAGCATTGAAAAACGACGAACAAACTGCTTAA
- a CDS encoding P-II family nitrogen regulator, whose translation MRKVEAIIRPFKLDEVKIALVNAGIVGMTISEVRGFGRQKGQTERYRGSEYTVEFLQKLKVEIVVEDHQVDMVVDKIIAAARTGEIGDGKIFISPVEQVVRIRTGEKNTEAV comes from the coding sequence ATGAGAAAAGTAGAAGCTATTATCCGCCCATTTAAGCTCGATGAGGTGAAAATTGCCTTAGTTAATGCGGGAATCGTGGGGATGACTATTTCTGAAGTCCGTGGTTTTGGACGACAAAAAGGTCAAACTGAACGCTATCGCGGTTCGGAATACACGGTTGAGTTTCTGCAAAAACTGAAGGTAGAAATCGTGGTTGAAGATCACCAAGTAGATATGGTGGTTGATAAAATTATCGCCGCAGCCCGGACTGGTGAAATCGGTGATGGTAAGATTTTTATCTCTCCTGTTGAGCAAGTTGTACGGATTCGGACTGGGGAAAAGAACACGGAAGCCGTGTAA
- a CDS encoding HigA family addiction module antitoxin, translated as MARPPIHPGEILADELHELGISASELARLIHVPKNRITEIINGKRSITADTALRLGQWFGTSAEFWMNLQKNYDPHSAPWGVT; from the coding sequence ATGGCGCGTCCACCTATTCATCCTGGAGAAATTCTAGCTGATGAACTGCATGAATTAGGAATAAGTGCAAGTGAATTAGCTCGTTTAATTCATGTCCCAAAAAATCGAATTACCGAAATAATTAATGGTAAAAGGTCAATTACTGCTGATACTGCATTACGGCTAGGACAATGGTTTGGTACTAGTGCTGAATTTTGGATGAATTTGCAGAAAAATTATGACCCACATTCCGCACCCTGGGGTGTCACATAG
- a CDS encoding HEPN domain-containing protein produces MNPSILAHRQKIDNLFKKVASFTEPEIQSEWSKYLCILVSGFIEESLRVLLEKYCENKASPNIQKFVTKQIQDITNCKTSRITEILGKFSLIWESEFTNKIQEKSKIDGEIKTAIDSVIINRHKIAHGKSIGMSYQNISNYYNNVKKAVEILEEIIK; encoded by the coding sequence ATGAATCCATCTATATTAGCTCATCGTCAGAAAATAGATAATCTATTTAAAAAAGTTGCCTCTTTCACAGAGCCAGAGATTCAAAGTGAATGGTCAAAATATCTATGTATACTGGTATCAGGATTCATTGAAGAATCTTTGAGGGTTTTATTAGAAAAATATTGTGAAAACAAAGCTTCACCAAATATTCAAAAATTTGTTACGAAACAGATACAAGATATAACCAACTGTAAAACAAGTAGAATTACAGAAATATTGGGCAAATTTAGCTTGATTTGGGAAAGTGAATTCACTAATAAAATTCAAGAGAAGAGCAAAATAGATGGTGAGATAAAAACCGCTATAGATAGTGTGATTATTAATCGTCACAAAATAGCTCATGGGAAAAGTATAGGTATGAGCTACCAGAATATATCGAACTACTATAATAATGTCAAAAAAGCTGTAGAGATTTTGGAGGAAATAATCAAGTAA
- a CDS encoding type II toxin-antitoxin system RelE/ParE family toxin, producing MCYVSNHFESLEGDRNGQYSIRINEKWRICFNWPDDEPKPFNIEITDYH from the coding sequence TTGTGCTACGTAAGTAATCATTTTGAGTCTTTAGAAGGTGATAGAAACGGTCAATACAGCATCCGCATTAATGAAAAATGGCGAATTTGTTTTAATTGGCCAGACGATGAACCAAAACCTTTCAACATAGAAATTACAGATTATCACTAA
- the purN gene encoding phosphoribosylglycinamide formyltransferase, with amino-acid sequence MIQDSLINATSLISPDISSEKLPLATPLKLGIMASGNGSNFEVVAQAIEAGKLNAEIPVLIYNNPDAKAATRAANRGVKAVLLNHRDYKNRKELDRKIVQTLRQYDVDLVIMAGWMRLVTQVLIDAFPNKIINIHPSLLPSFKGVRAVEQALEARVKITGCTVHFLSLEMDSGPILMQAAVPVLSDDTAETLHARIQVQEHRILPLGIALAAQTHL; translated from the coding sequence ATGATTCAAGATTCCCTAATTAATGCTACTAGTCTAATTTCTCCCGATATTTCTAGTGAAAAATTACCACTAGCCACTCCCTTGAAACTGGGGATTATGGCTTCTGGAAATGGCAGCAATTTTGAGGTAGTTGCCCAAGCTATCGAGGCAGGAAAACTAAACGCCGAAATTCCAGTTTTAATTTACAATAATCCCGACGCTAAGGCAGCAACACGAGCTGCAAATCGAGGTGTAAAAGCTGTACTTTTAAATCATCGGGACTACAAAAACCGCAAAGAATTGGACAGGAAAATTGTGCAGACATTGCGGCAGTATGATGTAGATTTGGTAATTATGGCAGGCTGGATGCGTCTGGTGACACAAGTATTAATTGATGCGTTTCCTAACAAAATTATCAATATTCATCCCAGCCTCTTACCTAGTTTTAAGGGTGTTCGGGCTGTAGAACAAGCTTTAGAAGCTAGGGTGAAAATTACTGGTTGTACGGTGCATTTCCTGTCTTTAGAAATGGACAGTGGTCCAATTTTGATGCAAGCCGCAGTACCTGTACTCTCAGATGATACAGCAGAAACACTTCACGCTAGAATTCAAGTTCAGGAACATCGAATTTTACCATTAGGGATTGCCCTAGCCGCTCAAACTCATTTGTAA
- a CDS encoding ABC transporter permease has protein sequence MNITRTFVMSKNVFQEVIRDRILYIIGFYALILAVANRAIFEFAATSQDKIFLDFGLATMNVIGLIVVVFIGTGLVNKEIEKRTILMLIAKPISRSEFIASKYLGLSAVLAVIVFSMTVIYLGFLQFGKMSYPIFSILIASFFLFLQLSLITAVAITLGVFTSSIIATALTFAVYLMGNITQDLVALGRLSQNPGVESFTQGLYLILPDLSRLDLKNDAVYGFQAIPDTMTLIGNAGYGLMYSFMLLAIAILIFLRREF, from the coding sequence ATGAACATAACTAGAACCTTTGTAATGTCAAAAAATGTGTTTCAGGAAGTGATCCGCGATCGCATCCTGTACATTATTGGTTTTTATGCACTCATACTCGCTGTTGCTAATCGGGCAATTTTTGAATTTGCAGCCACAAGCCAGGATAAAATATTTTTAGACTTTGGTTTAGCAACAATGAACGTAATCGGTTTAATTGTTGTTGTTTTTATAGGTACAGGACTAGTTAATAAAGAAATTGAAAAGCGGACTATTTTAATGTTAATTGCCAAACCCATAAGTCGTAGTGAATTTATTGCTAGTAAATACTTAGGTTTATCCGCAGTTCTAGCTGTAATAGTCTTTTCTATGACAGTTATTTACCTGGGATTTTTGCAATTTGGCAAAATGTCTTATCCAATTTTTAGCATCCTAATTGCATCATTTTTCTTGTTTTTGCAGTTATCTTTAATTACAGCAGTAGCTATCACATTAGGAGTTTTTACCAGTTCTATCATAGCCACAGCTTTAACATTTGCTGTCTATTTAATGGGGAATATTACTCAAGATTTAGTCGCTCTTGGTCGTTTGAGTCAAAACCCAGGTGTAGAAAGCTTCACACAAGGTTTATATCTTATACTCCCAGATTTATCTCGCTTAGATTTGAAAAATGATGCTGTTTATGGATTCCAAGCAATACCTGACACAATGACATTAATTGGTAATGCAGGCTATGGCTTAATGTACAGTTTCATGCTATTAGCAATTGCCATCTTAATCTTCTTACGACGAGAGTTTTAA